The proteins below are encoded in one region of Scleropages formosus chromosome 19, fSclFor1.1, whole genome shotgun sequence:
- the eva1ba gene encoding eva-1 homolog Ba yields MDVKRKEMDFLTNSIAAYAHIKANLESFGLYFIIGVSFGLVLIFCLLVIRISRKPQTKRVLPPSEKKGLKDFSQKESESEDEAEELDGDEDMGHDEDVEAATFCTLGTTVILKDSPSTPCGAPGVNVFASAEELERAQRLEERERIIREIWRNGQPDILGSGTGTIGRVHYY; encoded by the exons ATGGATGTGAAAAGGAAAGAGATGGACTTCTTGACCAACAGCATTGCTGCCTATGCTCACATCAAAG CCAATCTAGAGAGCTTTGGCTTGTACTTCATCATTGGGGTCAGCTTTGGCCTGGTGCTAATATTTTGCCTCCTGGTCATCCGCATCTCCCGCAAGCCCCAGACCAAGAGAGTATTACCACCCTCTGAGAAAAAAGGCCTGAAGGACTTCAGCCAGAAGGAAAGTGAGAGTGAGGATGAAGCTGAGGAGCTAGATGGGGATGAAGACATGGGACATGATGAGGATGTGGAAGCAGCTACCTTCTGCACGCTTGGCACCACAGTGATCCTCAAGGACAGTCCCTCGACACCATGTGGTGCACCAGGGGTTAATGTGTTTGCTTCAGCTGAGGAGCTGGAGCGAGCGCAGAGGCTAGAGGAGCGTGAGCGCATCATCCGCGAGATCTGGAGGAATGGGCAACCTGACATCTTAGGCAGTGGCACTGGAACCATCGGCCGTGTCCACTATTACTGA